A DNA window from Ranitomeya imitator isolate aRanImi1 chromosome 2, aRanImi1.pri, whole genome shotgun sequence contains the following coding sequences:
- the LOC138665246 gene encoding gastrula zinc finger protein XlCGF57.1-like has protein sequence MEKARRHITEGIITLALEIIYLLTGEDCTVVMKKSKEVLNPRDRPLPQSLIQERRNDQKVLHLTNKMIELLTGEEEWEYLNRNTDLYKDVMVEDHQPKISPVGSSRRRPSEKRCPSPLYSRACAKECVSQELQTLLVEDEDLFDFKVEVIEDEEEEDRPLKEEEVSTEISTESGREEKDIIPDSPGEYRIASVMSHLYQFRRDLSSDLSKHVESFSDQPYVDFCDSEQSGRELYFCSECEKCFITKSKLLTHRRTHRNEKKFLCSQCGIYFSQKTTLVQHQKLHTDGKLSSMVQHPLSHMAETSFHCSDCGKGFADRLALLNHQKNHMGLKSFSCSECGKYFALKSGLARHQRIHTGEKPFPCSECWKFFAVKSDLVKHQRIHTGEKPFLCSECGKRFTQKTHFTKHQRTHTGEKPYSCSDCGKCFSQKPHLVKHKRIHTGEKPFKCSECGRGFTGKQILLKHQRIHTSHLPSFSGGDIIQLSRTKSSMKPKLCNTSGAS, from the exons ATGGAGAAGGCTAGAAGACACATTACAGAGGGAATAATAACCCTCGCCCTGGAGATTATCTacctgctgaccggagag GATTGCACAGTAGTGATGAAGAAATCAAAAGAAGTTTTGAATCCTAGGGATCGCCCACTACCCCAGTCACTGATACAAGAGAGAAGGAATGATCAGAAGGTCCTACACCTcaccaacaagatgattgagctgctgacgggAGAG gaggagtgggagtatttaaatAGGAACACTGATTTGtacaaggatgtcatggtggaggaTCACCAGCCCAAAATATCACCAG TTGGATCCAGTAGGAGACGTCCATCAGAGAAGAGGTGTCCTAGTCCACTGTATTCTCGGGCTTGTGCAAAAGAATGTGTCTCACAGGAACTTCAG aCTTTACTTGTTGAGGATGAAGATCTATTTGATTTTAAAGTTGAAGTCatagaggatgaggaagaggaagaCAGACCTCTTAAGGAGGAGGAAGTATCTACAGAAATCAGCACAG AATCAGGAAGAGAAGAGAAGGACATCATACCAGACTCCCCTGGAGAATACCGCATTGCTTCAGTAATGTCCCACCTCTACCAATTCAGGAGAGACCTGTCATCTGATCTCTCCAAACATGTGGAATCGTTTTCAGATCAGCCATATGTTGATTTTTGTGACTCGGAGCAGAGTGGGAGGGAACTATATTTTTGTtctgaatgtgagaaatgttttataaCAAAGTCCAAGCTTCTCACTCACAGGAGAACACACAGGAATGAAAAGAAGTTCTTGTGTTCACAATGTGGGATTTATTTCTCTCAAAAAACAACCCTTGTTCAACATCAAAAACTCCATACAGATGGAAAATTGTCTAGTATGGTCCAGCATCCGTTAAGTCATATGGCCGAAACTTCATTTCATTGTTCTGATTGTGGCAAGGGTTTTGCAGACCGTTTAGCTCTGCTGAACCATCAAAAGAATCATATGGGACTGAAGAGTTTTTCCTGTTCTGAGTGTGGAAAATATTTTGCGCTGAAGTCAGGTCTTGCAAGGCATCAGCGAATTCACACGGGGGAGAAACCATTTCCATGTTCTGAATGTTGGAAATTCTTTGCTGTGAAATCGGATCTTGTAAAACACCAGcggattcacacaggggagaagccatttctaTGTTCTGAGTGTGGGAAACGGTTTACTCAAAAGACCCATTTTacaaaacatcagagaactcacactggagagaagccctATTCTTGTTCTGACTGTGGGAAATGTTTCAGCCAGAAACCTCACCTTGTAAAacataagagaattcacacaggggagaagccattcaaGTGTTCTGAATGCGGGAGAGGTTTTACTGGTAAACAAATCCtccttaaacatcagagaattcatacgaGTCACTTACCATCCTTCTCTGGTGGTGACATCATTCAGTTATCCAGAACAAAGAGCTCTATGAAGCCCAAACTTTGTAATACAAGTGGTGCATCCTAA